A genomic segment from Aegilops tauschii subsp. strangulata cultivar AL8/78 chromosome 1, Aet v6.0, whole genome shotgun sequence encodes:
- the LOC120969518 gene encoding uncharacterized protein, which produces MAPATLSPEEGAAAKNVGEGHGSDAGTPARRLRSLHPDVAELLQRTRDRRTRKARVAKGGEVGRARYDYVFEEELEGEEGLPAPPRLVWAKVRGYHWWPAQVFDPADASALALGERRRRGAALVANFWERTFAWEADPAALRPFREGFPRFAAVDRADVPRWGARRTMSPFASAVDAALGEVSRRVDFGLSCDCAISRGVAKRQVVDNAGVREGAHGAVVDTAFARDAFRGEAFVEYLSALAVAPLTGADRLELTVATAQLRAFTRWRGTKGLPAYTVWYGIRDIADGAMGATPARRGRASGTAKRGRPRGDSADGKWKDSRCVTCGRARESVEDALEVDNYEPTTKMGKLMRRAARRMSLSPPVNRRADRATPTPTPTPPANAGVRMARCASAAAAADHAAQLHDVPVTTAAPPPAKPQNGGLNKDEQPRLTGLLLNFTGPTAVPPATDLIEIFSRFGPVVEARPEGFSVAVVIFESSLDAAAAFAGTAKIAALSPNLISFRLAYSLSAPAQADSPQSPMNADEMDHLLDEAEGMDLLDLLAVEALH; this is translated from the coding sequence ATGGCGCCTGCTACTCTGTCGCCGGAGGAAGGAGCGGCCGCCAAGAACGTCGGCGAGGGGCACGGGAGCGACGCGGGAACCCCGGCGAGGAGGCTACGGTCCTTGCACCCGGACGTGGCGGAGCTGCTCCAGCGAACCCGTGACCGGCGGACCAGGAAGGCGCGCGTGGCCAAGGGCGGGGAGGTAGGGCGCGCTCGGTACGACTACGTGTTcgaggaggagttggagggggAGGAGGGACTCCCGGCGCCGCCGCGCCTGGTGTGGGCCAAGGTGAGGGGCTACCACTGGTGGCCGGCGCAGGTGTTCGACCCGGCGGACGCGTCGGCGCTCGCGCTCGGGGAGCGCCGGAGGCGCGGCGCCGCCCTGGTGGCCAACTTCTGGGAGCGGACGTTCGCGTGGGAGGCCGACCCGGCCGCGCTCCGCCCGTTCCGCGAGGGGTTCCCGCGCTTCGCCGCCGTGGACCGCGCCGACGTCCCGCGCTGGGGCGCCCGCAGGACCATGTCCCCGTTCGCCTCCGCCGTGGACGCCGCGCTGGGCGAGGTGTCGCGCCGCGTCGACTTCGGCCTCTCGTGCGACTGCGCCATCAGCCGCGGCGTCGCCAAGAGGCAGGTGGTCGACAACGCTGGCGTCCGGGAGGGCGCGCACGGGGCCGTGGTGGACACCGCCTTCGCCAGGGACGCGTTCCGCGGCGAGGCGTTCGTCGAGTACCTCTCCGCGCTCGCCGTCGCGCCGCTCACCGGGGCCGACAGGCTCGAGCTCACCGTCGCCACCGCGCAGCTCAGGGCCTTCACCCGCTGGAGGGGCACGAAAGGCCTCCCCGCGTACACGGTTTGGTATGGCATCCGCGACATTGCCGATGGCGCCATGGGTGCCACGCCGGCACGCCGTGGCCGCGCCAGTGGCACCGCCAAGAGGGGAAGGCCGAGGGGCGACAGTGCCGATGGCAAATGGAAGGACTCAAGGTGCGTCACCTGCGGCAGAGCAAGAGAGAGCGTGGAAGACGCCCTGGAGGTGGACAACTACGAGCCGACCACAAAGATGGGGAAGCTCATGCGCAGGGCCGCACGCCGGATGTCGCTGTCGCCGCCGGTGAACCGCAGAGCCGACCGTGCCACGCCCACGCCCACGCCCACTCCTCCGGCGAACGCTGGTGTGAGGATGGCAAGGTGCGCAAGCGCTGCCGCTGCTGCTGATCATGCCGCTCAGCTGCATGACGTCCCTGTCACCACCGCTGCTCCTCCTCCGGCGAAGCCGCAGAACGGCGGCCTCAACAAGGACGAGCAGCCTCGTCTGACCGGGCTGCTGCTCAACTTCACCGGCCCGACCGCCGTCCCTCCGGCGACCGACCTCATCGAGATCTTCAGCCGGTTCGGGCCCGTGGTGGAGGCCAGGCCGGAGGGATTCTCCGTCGCCGTGGTGATCTTCGAGAGCAGCCTGGATGCCGCGGCGGCGTTCGCGGGCACGGCCAAGATCGCCGCCCTCAGCCCCAACCTCATCAGCTTCCGCCTCGCCTACTCGCTGTCGGCTCCCGCGCAGGCCGATTCTCCGCAGAGCCCGATGAACGCCGATGAGATGGATCACCTGCTTGATGAAGCCGAGGGAATGGATCTCCTGGACCTCCTGGCAGTCGAAGCTCTTCACTAG